Proteins from a single region of Macaca thibetana thibetana isolate TM-01 chromosome 4, ASM2454274v1, whole genome shotgun sequence:
- the FOXQ1 gene encoding LOW QUALITY PROTEIN: forkhead box protein Q1 (The sequence of the model RefSeq protein was modified relative to this genomic sequence to represent the inferred CDS: deleted 2 bases in 1 codon), producing the protein MKLEVFAPRAAHGDKPGSDLEGAGGSDAPSPLSAAGDDSLGSDGDCAANSPAAGGGARDPPGDGEQSAGGGPGAEEEVPAAAAAAVVAEGAEAGAAGPGAGGAGSGEGARSKPYTRRPKPPYSYIALIAMAIRDSAGGRLTLAEINEYLMGKFPFFRGSYTGWRNSVRHNLSLNDCFVKVLRDPSRPWGKDNYWMLNPNSEYTFADGVFRRRRKRLSHRAPAPAPGLRPEEAPGLPAAPPPAPAAPASPRTRSPARREERASPARKFSSSFAIDSILSKPFRSRRLRDTAPGTPHQWGAAPCPPLPAFPALLPAAPGRALLPLCAYGAGEPALLGARGAEVPPAAPPLLLAPLSAAAPAKPLRGPAAGGAHLYCPLRLPAALQAASVRRPGPHLPYPVETLLA; encoded by the exons ATGAAGTTGGAGGTGTTCGCCCCTCGCGCGGCCCACGGGGACAAGCCGGGCAGTGACCTGGAGGGTGCGGGCGGCAGCGACGCGCCGTCCCCGCTGTCGGCGGCGGGAGACGACTCCCTGGGCTCGGATGGGGACTGCGCGGCCAACAGCCCGGCCGCGGGCGGCGGCGCCAGAGATCCGCCGGGTGACGGCGAACAGAGCGCGGGCGGCGGGCCAGGCGCGGAGGAGGAGGTCCCGGCAGCAGCGGCTGCAGCGGTGGTGGCCGAGGGCGCGGAGGCCGGGGCGGCGGGGCCAGGCGCGGGCGGCGCGGGGAGCGGCGAGGGCGCACGCAGCAAGCCGTACACGCGGCGGCCCAAGCCCCCCTACTCGTACATCGCGCTCATCGCCATGGCCATCCGCGACTCGGCGGGCGGGCGCTTGACGCTGGCGGAGATCAACGAGTACCTCATGGGCAAGTTCCCCTTTTTCCGCGGCAGCTACACGGGGTGGCGCAACTCCGTGCGCCACAACCTCTCGCTCAACGACTGCTTCGTCAAGGTGCTGCGCGACCCCTCGCGGCCCTGGGGCAAGGACAACTACTGGATGCTCAACCCCAACAGCGAGTACACCTTCGCCGACGGGGTCTTCCGCCGCCGCCGCAAGCGCCTCAGCCACCGCGCGCCGGCCCCCGCGCCCGGGCTGCGGCCCGAGGAGGCCCCGGGCCTC CCCGCCGCCCCGCCGCCCGCGCCGGCCGCCCCGGCCTCGCCCCGCACGCGCTCGCCCGCCCGCCGGGAGGAGCGCGCCAGCCCCGCGCGCAAGTTCTCCAGCTCCTTCGCCATCGACAGCATCCTCAGCAAGCCCTTCCGCAGCCGCCGCCTCAGGGACACGGCCCCCGGGACACCGCATCAGTGGGGCGCTGCGCCCTGCCCGCCGCTGCCCGCGTTCCCCGCGCTCCTCCCCGCGGCGCCCGGCAGGGCCCTGCTGCCGCTGTGCGCGTACGGCGCGGGCGAGCCGGCGCTGCTGGGCGCGCGCGGGGCCGAGGTGCCGCCGGCCGCGCCGCCCCTCCTGCTCGCGCCCCTCTCGGCCGCCGCCCCCGCCAAGCCACTCCGAGGCCCGGCGGCCGGCGGCGCGCACCTGTACTGCCCCCTGCGGCTGCCCGCGGCCCTGCAGGCGGCCTCGGTCCGCCGCCCGGGCCCGCACCTGCCGTACCCGGTGGAGACGCTCCTAGCCTGA